A genome region from Baekduia alba includes the following:
- a CDS encoding DHA2 family efflux MFS transporter permease subunit — translation MATTLTTPHSTSPRIAWTLVLASIGAFLTSLDVVAVSTALPTLQKDIGASLADLEWTINAYNLAFACLMLTGAALGDRFGRRRLYVLGLGVFTASSFACALSQTADALIVARVVQGAGAAIVLPLTLTLISDAFPLEKRGAAIGIWGGITGLGVAAGPVLGGIIIKHIDWEWIFWINVPVGIAAMALSVVKLRESRGNRPQLDLPGLILVAAALFALTWAPVRAPSIGWGSAEVIASLAAGALLMGAFVAWQRRAPHPMLPLEYFGRRGFSTANGVAFFLAFSLIGSLFMIAQMFQTGLGYDPLQAGLRILVWTAMPMLVAPVAGALSDKLGNKPFMVAGLLLQLAGAVRRRRPLPVPGHHPGGRHRRDGRRRVRRARRAERRRLDRASLQHAAPDARRGG, via the coding sequence ATGGCAACCACCTTGACAACTCCTCACTCCACGTCGCCGCGCATCGCCTGGACGCTCGTCCTCGCGTCGATCGGCGCGTTCCTGACCTCGTTGGACGTCGTCGCCGTGTCGACCGCCCTCCCCACGCTGCAGAAGGACATTGGCGCGAGCCTCGCCGACCTCGAGTGGACGATCAACGCCTACAACCTCGCTTTTGCCTGCCTCATGCTGACCGGCGCCGCGCTGGGCGACCGCTTCGGGCGCCGCCGGCTCTACGTCCTCGGACTCGGGGTCTTCACCGCGTCCTCGTTCGCCTGCGCCCTCTCCCAGACCGCGGACGCCCTGATCGTCGCCCGCGTCGTCCAGGGTGCCGGCGCGGCGATCGTCCTCCCGCTCACGCTCACGCTCATCAGCGACGCCTTCCCCCTCGAGAAGCGTGGGGCGGCGATCGGGATCTGGGGCGGCATCACCGGGCTTGGGGTGGCCGCCGGCCCCGTGCTCGGCGGCATCATCATCAAGCACATCGACTGGGAGTGGATCTTCTGGATCAACGTGCCCGTGGGCATCGCGGCGATGGCCCTGTCGGTCGTCAAGCTGCGCGAGAGCCGCGGGAACCGGCCGCAGCTGGACCTGCCCGGGCTCATCCTGGTGGCTGCGGCGCTGTTCGCTCTGACGTGGGCGCCGGTCCGCGCGCCGTCGATCGGTTGGGGGAGCGCCGAAGTGATCGCGTCGCTGGCGGCGGGAGCGCTGCTCATGGGCGCGTTCGTAGCGTGGCAGCGTCGCGCGCCGCACCCCATGCTGCCCCTCGAGTACTTCGGCCGGCGCGGGTTCTCCACGGCCAACGGCGTAGCGTTCTTCCTCGCCTTCTCCCTGATCGGCTCGCTGTTCATGATCGCCCAGATGTTCCAGACCGGCCTGGGCTATGACCCGCTCCAAGCCGGGCTGCGGATCCTGGTCTGGACGGCGATGCCGATGCTCGTCGCGCCGGTCGCCGGCGCATTGTCGGACAAGCTCGGCAACAAGCCGTTCATGGTGGCCGGGCTGCTGCTGCAGCTGGCTGGCGCCGTCCGGCGTCGTCGTCCACTGCCTGTGCCCGGACATCACCCCGGCGGGCGGCATCGGCGTGACGGCCGCCGCCGCGTTCGGCGCGCCAGACGGGCTGAGCGCCGGCGACTGGATCGCGCGTCGCTTCAGCACGCCGCGCCTGACGCCAGACGCGGTGGGTGA